A portion of the Paenibacillus hamazuiensis genome contains these proteins:
- a CDS encoding ABC transporter permease, which translates to MKQAAAPNELNTEQTIRAVTGRRQSVLGRFRKDKWLYLLMAPGLLYFIIFKYVPMWGILLAFKNYQPFLGFWRSEWVGFEHFRVFFGNPEFFMLLRNTLLLSFYNLIFYFPTPIILALLLNEIRLSFYKRTIQTLIYVPHFISLVIVASLTYVFLTTQGGIVNELLQQHTGSKIDFLASPDWFRPMIIMQTIWKESGFGTIIFLAALAGVDVEQYEAAIMDGASRWRQTWHITLPSIRSTIVILLILRMGDVLDNGFEQIYLLLNPLNREVAEVFDTYVYMMGITQGAFSYSTAVGLFKAVVGVILVLGANWLAKRFGQSGIY; encoded by the coding sequence ATGAAGCAGGCGGCTGCTCCCAACGAATTGAATACGGAGCAAACGATTCGCGCGGTGACCGGACGCCGGCAGAGCGTGCTGGGACGATTCAGGAAAGACAAATGGTTATATTTGCTTATGGCTCCCGGTTTGTTATATTTCATTATTTTTAAATATGTACCGATGTGGGGCATACTCCTCGCCTTTAAAAATTATCAGCCGTTTCTCGGCTTCTGGCGGAGCGAATGGGTAGGCTTCGAGCATTTCCGCGTTTTTTTCGGCAATCCCGAGTTTTTCATGCTGCTGCGAAATACGCTGCTGCTTTCGTTTTACAATTTGATCTTCTATTTTCCGACGCCTATTATACTGGCATTGCTGCTTAATGAAATCAGGCTCTCCTTCTATAAAAGGACGATCCAAACGCTGATTTATGTACCTCACTTCATATCGTTGGTTATCGTCGCGAGCTTGACGTATGTATTTCTGACAACGCAAGGCGGGATCGTTAACGAACTGCTGCAGCAGCACACCGGAAGCAAAATCGATTTTCTGGCCAGCCCCGACTGGTTCCGGCCGATGATCATCATGCAAACGATATGGAAGGAAAGCGGCTTCGGCACCATCATTTTCCTTGCGGCGCTCGCCGGAGTGGATGTGGAGCAGTACGAAGCGGCGATCATGGATGGAGCGAGCCGCTGGAGACAGACCTGGCATATTACGCTGCCTTCCATCCGAAGCACGATCGTGATCCTGCTGATTTTGCGGATGGGCGATGTGCTTGATAACGGGTTCGAACAAATTTACCTGCTGCTCAATCCGTTAAACCGCGAGGTGGCCGAGGTGTTCGATACCTACGTATATATGATGGGGATCACGCAGGGCGCATTCAGCTACAGCACCGCGGTCGGCTTGTTTAAGGCGGTTGTCGGCGTCATTCTGGTGTTGGGCGCTAACTGGCTGGCCAAGCGGTTCGGCCAATCCGGGATTTATTGA
- a CDS encoding carboxymuconolactone decarboxylase family protein — MMTEQRLAQQYREGLMSFGERMPDVLSAYNQFTSTCFQTGEIRSKDKHLMAMAIALCSGNEHCMVYHLELAMQEGATEQEVAEAAAVAGAYGGGSAFSHGAILLHEAMQSIRQSVH, encoded by the coding sequence ATGATGACCGAACAACGGTTGGCGCAGCAATATAGGGAAGGGCTAATGTCGTTTGGGGAGCGGATGCCTGACGTGCTGAGCGCCTACAACCAGTTTACTTCGACCTGCTTTCAGACGGGAGAGATCAGGTCGAAAGACAAACACCTGATGGCTATGGCCATTGCACTCTGCTCCGGAAACGAACACTGCATGGTTTATCACCTCGAGCTTGCGATGCAGGAAGGGGCAACCGAACAGGAAGTGGCTGAAGCCGCGGCGGTCGCAGGCGCTTATGGAGGAGGAAGCGCATTTTCGCACGGAGCTATTCTGCTGCACGAAGCGATGCAATCGATAAGGCAATCCGTTCATTAG